In the Drosophila willistoni isolate 14030-0811.24 chromosome 3R, UCI_dwil_1.1, whole genome shotgun sequence genome, GTTGTCAAGTtagaaaactattttaaacaCCCCCACGCAATCATATGGTATACATACaactatgtatatagatatagagCTAAGATTTACAATTCTCGCCTGAATGTAATTATCAAATTGAACATACAAATAGTTTGTACACAATGTTGAACTTAATGCTAAAAGCTAACCGATATGGAAGCAAAATCCATAGTGTGGATACTTGTTTACTTAAATCTGTAagcttatatatttatgaAGATATAGGTCTATGAACTCATAATTATCTAAAACTGCCGCTGAGCGagctctgtgtgtgtgtatgtgtgtgtgtgtgcatccAATGAATAATGATATGTGCATGAAATATTGCTAAGCAAAAACTGATGAGAGCGCGTTGGGCAAAGGTGTAAAGTTTGGGACTTGAGGGAAATAAGGGGAAAACagatatatagagagagaaaaaaaagagatccAGCTCATTACACCTGAAAGTAGTCATCTACCAATAGCTGTTCACTTGGTGTCGAAGTGGTGGCTGCACTTAATGGACTGCTTGCCTGAGTTTCCGATTCTAGATCTGTTTGCAGGCGCTCATATGGATGCTCTAAAGTGTCATTACTACTTGTACTTGTGACAGTTGTTGTGGTGGTTGTTCTTGTTGTATTAAGATAGCAAACGGATTCATAGTTGGGATCCGTTTCACTGCCTGTACCCGTTAGCGATTCATATTGCGATGAAATGGGTGTCGTATTGCTAGTGGTAAGCGACGACGATGTCAGCGAGGTGGGCGAAGTTAAAGCCAAATGACTTCCACTAGTGCTAGAGTTAGAGATCGCCTTTTCCGATATCCTTGCATAGTGATCTATGTCCATTGCTGCATTGGCTTTCGTTTCTAGAATGCTGGCATAATTGTGATTAGCATCCGCCTCTGGTATGGTACTATAACCACTGGTATCTCCCGGAGGACGCTTTTTTTCCAACACCTTGGCATAACCATCATCCGAGTGGGCACGACTCTTAAGCTCTTCGTAATTAGGATCATAATCGAACTTTTTTGTATCATTTTCGTTGACAACGGAATGGGGCTGCAGTTGCTCATAACCTGGATCATTACTGCTGCTAACTGGAAgaggtggcggcggcggcggtggctgGCTAATAGTCTCGTAGTGCTTGTTAATCGCAGTGACagctgttgatgttgctgttgtagttgCTGTGATTATTGTTGTGGCTGCTGCTAGCGATGGAGATAAAATCGAAAATCAATTAGCCAgagaacaacacaaaaaaaacacaaattgttAGGTTATAGAAATTACGAGTCTGGTTATGTTATCCTGTTTCTGAATACTAACCATGGCTACTTCCAAATAAAAACTCTCGAAATTTACGCtgttttaatttaacaaatgCGAAAATTTCTCATTTTGGCAATACAACTAAGTTGGGTTAAGGCGTTTggttaagttttttttttgttttgtttttggaggCACAAGGAAAGATAGATGTAGATAGACAGGTAAATTAGGCGTTAGGTAAAAGCTTGGATTCTTAAATATTGGACAAGGAGAACAATAACTTTTTAGCATAATAGACCTTCCGGTGTGTTTGTAAATACTTTCGTCTATCATGCTAAAACGTTATTGGATAAGGCATATCAGTGTATAGTTACCTGCTTCCTGCTGACGTTCTTTTTGCAACATATTGGCCGCATAACAATCCGATTTGCGATTTTCGTGAATCACATGATTATGACCATCTGCTGGAATGGTTTCATAGCCATGATCTTTTGCGGAGTAACTATTGCTGCGCACGCGACTCTTTTGTGTGTCTGCAGTTCCATCCAATGGACTGACACCCAATATATCTTGAtgtggttgctgctgctgctgtttgcgAATCAAAATTGGCGAGTTATTTGGAGAAGAGGGCGAATTGCGCGAGAATTTGTGCTTCTTCATGACCTAAAAATCCAGAGTGCGGTTAGGGACAGAAAATTATTGAATAGTAATCATATTTACCTTGGCATACATGCCTTCGATATTTCTGTTGCCATCGCTTTCTTTTGATGGACTCAAGCTCTTACTGTGCTTGCGTTGTGGCGATGATTCAGCTGACTCTAACTCGATACCATCACCTCCCGCTTCAATCACGGATATAACAGAGTTTCGACCGGACGTGAGATTACTGCTGCTACTGGTAGTGGCATGCAGATGGTGTGGTTGGACAATACTGGATTTGGGCGTCGGTGGTAGTGGTGAATTTGCCTGGCGCTTTTCCGGTTTCGGTGAGCCCAAATTACAAACGGAGGAGCTATTATTAGACGAGGAGGATGCCTGCCGAGAATGCATTTGGGCTCGAAGACTATCCACCGGTGGAGGAACGGGTAAAGGGTGATCCGTACTGCTACTGCTTGGCCTGTGAGTTGACCCAATGGGTCCACTACTAGCTGCAACAGGACTCGTGGACGGCAgactgctgctgttgtttatCTCGACGGCGACCACAATAGGATTCGCCTGCATGGGTTGAATTTGTGCGTAGGTTTCTGATCCGCTTGTATAAATATCGGTGGCATTTGGTAAATGACGATTATTGGGATCCTCAATAGCTGCATATGTTTCATCTGTTTCCGATAGACAGAAGATATAACAAGAATTACGTTTGAAATCATGAAATATCTGCTTTGTAACACTTACCCGAATCGTCGGAGACGGTGGCGTAATGTGAATCGTTTACATCACGTGATAATGTCGGATTTCTGGTTGGCGGTTTACCGGGTGGCTGTTGCGCCAATATATTGGCCAAAGGCTCCCGCACACTGATGCTGGTATAGCCctctatttaaaataataaatgttGAGAAAAAGAATATTCACCATGTCATCGTCACTTACTTGACGAATCCTGCGAGTCACCACTAAAATGCTGATTAGCAATTGGTGGTGTCATATATGGTAGGTCCTGGCTGGCCGATATCATGCCAGCGATTGCAGATGCTGCTGGAATTTCAGACTGAGGTTGGGCTACATCATTCTGATGTTCCCTGGTACCTTCAATGTGCTGGTCAAGACGATCAGCGCCAGATGAACTAGCCGCTgtggcggcggcagcagctgctgctgctgctccctGAGCGGCATTGGATGTGGACGGTGCATTTAATTGGGCATATGGATGCTCGGTGGCACGAACTTTGGCATAGTCATGTGGCAGTCCTTTGACCCTTGAATATGGTGAACTCACATCGTCTGCCTGGCTGATGGAGCTGTGCTGCGATACGCTAGTCTGCTTTTTCATACTGGGCTGGGCTGTGAAGAGATTAAACAAAgagtatttatttttcattaagTATTGAGCGAAAGTATTCGAATGGTCTTACGACTTTGGCTATGGGCATTGCGCGCATCGACCAGCTGCTTATCGGCCACAGTTTCATACAACTCGGAGCCATTGTCATTGCTTTCGGCCACGGGAATGTCAGGAAGACTACGATGAGCTGCGGTGCTCGATCTAGAAAAAGGTTTATGAAAATGGTAACACTCTATCCTAAATGAGCACTACTTACCGTTTTTCCGAATCAGCATTTGAGACTGTGGAAGCATTCAGCTCGGCCTGAGATTCACTGCCTACCAGATTGGTAACAACAATTACTTCGTCCGGATTCTTCAATTTGACCATACCTTCCAGCCCTAGCATATCATTTCTGTAAATGAATAAGATTTAATATGCAAGTTTAATTAGTAGAGCGAGTGCATCCAACTGGAACAGACCAGAGTTGGAGAGATCGCAAAAATTGCTACTTTCACTTTCTCTCTGCCTCTCTGTATGTGCCGACCCCCTCTATATACAAGAGATCGCTACATAATATTGGTATCTGCGAATGCAAATCAGAATGCAACTCACTTTGGTATTCTCTTCTTGCAACAGAGACAGGCACCCAACATGACGATGAAGCACAGCGTCAGATTTGCAGACACAATCAAATACGTGTAGGTGTTGGCTTCCAGGAGATCCGCCGCCGCCGTCTCAACCATGCCCATGCTAAAGTCTATACATATGCACTATGTACGATAAAGAAGAACGATATTGCAGTGCGTACGCACGGAATCTTATTAAAAACCATTGCAGTTCTACAATAAATACaacaattaaaacatttctttttAGCAGTTTCGAAGTGTTGTTAAACTAGAGGTGGACATAACTGATACTTTACTGTGTTATCGATAAatcattaattttataaaagcAGTATTGGAAACTGAGAAAAAATAGtggcaaatttatttaaaataagttTTTCAAAATCGTTGAATATGTACATAACTTCATGAGAATTTATTTAATACAATTGATAtttggtataaaaaaattaataatttctaTTAATTGCATTCAGAGATTTTTTTGTGCTTCACACAAACTTTCGTACTTAAAATCTAATTTATTCGTTTGGCACTTTGTTGTACACACACACTGCCTACAGTTCAGAATGTTTGAATATGGTTTTTTCAATATTCTCTTGTAGTTTTTCCACTTTACGTGTTTGTTTCTTTAACTGATCCTCCATGTCTTCGAAACGGTTACTTTTGTCCTTGTGCTTTTCGTCCTGGAATAAAATTAGTCAATATGAAATAATTTCTGAAATTCAGAAAGTTGTATTATGCAAACCTTATACTTTTCCTTGTGTAAAGCATGTTCTGCATGTAAATGTCGCAATTTCAGCAAGCGACTCTCAAAATGATGTAATTCAGTTTTAATGGAGTTTAGTTCCTTTTCTGTAAAATTGCTTGCCATTGCTACGCGCCATAAACCTTGCACTTTTGGTTCAATAAAGTCCTGGCTATGCGGACCTGACGATACCAAGCGCTCCAGTCGGTCATAGTGATCCTTAATGCCAACATGATGTCCTCGTAGCGTATTCAGATCGTTTTCAAATTTCTTCACATTCTGTTCGTGGGTTTTTATCTCATTTTCGTTGGCATCATTCGAAATGAGGTTGTAATTAT is a window encoding:
- the LOC6651047 gene encoding flocculation protein FLO11 isoform X2, with amino-acid sequence MGMVETAAADLLEANTYTYLIVSANLTLCFIVMLGACLCCKKRIPKNDMLGLEGMVKLKNPDEVIVVTNLVGSESQAELNASTVSNADSEKRSSTAAHRSLPDIPVAESNDNGSELYETVADKQLVDARNAHSQSPQPSMKKQTSVSQHSSISQADDVSSPYSRVKGLPHDYAKVRATEHPYAQLNAPSTSNAAQGAAAAAAAAATAASSSGADRLDQHIEGTREHQNDVAQPQSEIPAASAIAGMISASQDLPYMTPPIANQHFSGDSQDSSKGYTSISVREPLANILAQQPPGKPPTRNPTLSRDVNDSHYATVSDDSDETYAAIEDPNNRHLPNATDIYTSGSETYAQIQPMQANPIVVAVEINNSSSLPSTSPVAASSGPIGSTHRPSSSSTDHPLPVPPPVDSLRAQMHSRQASSSSNNSSSVCNLGSPKPEKRQANSPLPPTPKSSIVQPHHLHATTSSSSNLTSGRNSVISVIEAGGDGIELESAESSPQRKHSKSLSPSKESDGNRNIEGMYAKVMKKHKFSRNSPSSPNNSPILIRKQQQQQPHQDILGVSPLDGTADTQKSRVRSNSYSAKDHGYETIPADGHNHVIHENRKSDCYAANMLQKERQQEAAATTIITATTTATSTAVTAINKHYETISQPPPPPPPLPVSSSNDPGYEQLQPHSVVNENDTKKFDYDPNYEELKSRAHSDDGYAKVLEKKRPPGDTSGYSTIPEADANHNYASILETKANAAMDIDHYARISEKAISNSSTSGSHLALTSPTSLTSSSLTTSNTTPISSQYESLTGTGSETDPNYESVCYLNTTRTTTTTTVTSTSSNDTLEHPYERLQTDLESETQASSPLSAATTSTPSEQLLVDDYFQV
- the LOC6651047 gene encoding flocculation protein FLO11 isoform X1, yielding MGMVETAAADLLEANTYTYLIVSANLTLCFIVMLGACLCCKKRIPKNDMLGLEGMVKLKNPDEVIVVTNLVGSESQAELNASTVSNADSEKRSSTAAHRSLPDIPVAESNDNGSELYETVADKQLVDARNAHSQSPQPSMKKQTSVSQHSSISQADDVSSPYSRVKGLPHDYAKVRATEHPYAQLNAPSTSNAAQGAAAAAAAAATAASSSGADRLDQHIEGTREHQNDVAQPQSEIPAASAIAGMISASQDLPYMTPPIANQHFSGDSQDSSKGYTSISVREPLANILAQQPPGKPPTRNPTLSRDVNDSHYATVSDDSDETYAAIEDPNNRHLPNATDIYTSGSETYAQIQPMQANPIVVAVEINNSSSLPSTSPVAASSGPIGSTHRPSSSSTDHPLPVPPPVDSLRAQMHSRQASSSSNNSSSVCNLGSPKPEKRQANSPLPPTPKSSIVQPHHLHATTSSSSNLTSGRNSVISVIEAGGDGIELESAESSPQRKHSKSLSPSKESDGNRNIEGMYAKVMKKHKFSRNSPSSPNNSPILIRKQQQQQPHQDILGVSPLDGTADTQKSRVRSNSYSAKDHGYETIPADGHNHVIHENRKSDCYAANMLQKERQQEAAAATTIITATTTATSTAVTAINKHYETISQPPPPPPPLPVSSSNDPGYEQLQPHSVVNENDTKKFDYDPNYEELKSRAHSDDGYAKVLEKKRPPGDTSGYSTIPEADANHNYASILETKANAAMDIDHYARISEKAISNSSTSGSHLALTSPTSLTSSSLTTSNTTPISSQYESLTGTGSETDPNYESVCYLNTTRTTTTTTVTSTSSNDTLEHPYERLQTDLESETQASSPLSAATTSTPSEQLLVDDYFQV